Proteins encoded by one window of Erysipelothrix rhusiopathiae:
- a CDS encoding methionine ABC transporter permease: protein MVNSLIPNLIQYWPEFIESIQQTLYMLTKAGIYSIIAGLFFGVILVLTREDGLKPNSVIYHVLDTCVNIFRSIPFVILLTALIPITKIVSSTAIGVEGTIFPLVVGCTPFFVRQVDLSLSEIDRGLIEAAQSMGLSTFQIVIRVYLRESIPSLVRSTTITLISLLGLTTLGGVVGGGGLGDYVIRYGHNKYNTDISIVAVLVILVFVSIIQSLGNFIIKKTTH from the coding sequence ATGGTAAATAGCCTAATACCCAATCTAATACAATATTGGCCAGAATTTATAGAAAGCATCCAACAGACACTTTATATGCTTACCAAAGCAGGGATTTATTCCATAATTGCAGGTCTATTCTTTGGTGTTATTCTCGTATTAACACGGGAGGATGGACTCAAACCGAATTCTGTAATCTATCACGTACTTGATACTTGTGTAAATATTTTTAGATCGATACCTTTCGTGATTTTACTTACGGCACTCATTCCAATTACGAAAATTGTTTCAAGTACGGCTATTGGTGTCGAAGGCACCATCTTCCCACTTGTAGTAGGATGTACACCTTTCTTCGTACGACAAGTCGATTTAAGTTTATCTGAAATAGATCGTGGACTCATCGAAGCCGCACAATCTATGGGTCTTTCTACCTTCCAAATTGTCATCAGAGTCTATCTACGCGAAAGCATCCCCTCTCTTGTCCGTTCCACCACAATCACACTGATTAGTCTTCTTGGTCTTACGACACTTGGAGGCGTAGTAGGTGGCGGTGGATTGGGCGACTACGTTATTCGTTATGGTCATAACAAATACAATACCGATATATCAATTGTAGCAGTCCTCGTAATTCTAGTTTTTGTATCAATCATACAAAGCCTTGGTAATTTTATTATTAAGAAAACAACACATTAA
- a CDS encoding TatD family hydrolase has protein sequence MEYGWIDSHAHIASEGLVESFDELVSNAKSEGIDKICIICGSLKEIEDALEKTKSDTDMFDLAIGIHPCDVKDAHEGDLEKMMAYLEHPQVVCVGEIGLDYYWDDSNREVQKAVFKRQIEIANEFGKPVAIHVRNGELNAMEDVLQILESHPATASGIVHCYSDTVENAKRLFELGFYIGVGGILTFKNGQNVRDVLNIAPIDRILTETDSPYLAPVPKRGKRNEPAFVRYTGEKIGELKDLTPQQVKSQIHQNYKTLFKR, from the coding sequence ATGGAATATGGTTGGATTGACTCGCATGCACACATTGCATCAGAAGGTTTAGTTGAATCTTTTGATGAATTGGTGTCCAATGCGAAAAGTGAAGGCATTGATAAGATATGCATTATTTGTGGATCGTTAAAAGAAATAGAAGATGCGCTGGAAAAGACTAAATCAGACACAGATATGTTTGATCTAGCAATTGGTATTCACCCTTGTGATGTGAAAGATGCACATGAAGGTGATCTTGAAAAGATGATGGCATATCTTGAACATCCTCAAGTTGTTTGTGTTGGTGAGATTGGTCTTGATTATTATTGGGATGATTCTAATCGTGAGGTACAAAAGGCCGTCTTTAAGCGACAAATTGAGATTGCGAATGAATTCGGTAAACCGGTCGCAATTCATGTTCGTAATGGAGAACTGAATGCTATGGAAGATGTTCTTCAAATTCTTGAGTCTCATCCTGCAACAGCATCAGGAATTGTACATTGTTATAGTGATACGGTAGAGAATGCGAAACGTCTTTTTGAATTAGGCTTTTATATTGGTGTAGGAGGCATTCTTACGTTTAAAAATGGTCAAAACGTCCGGGATGTATTAAACATCGCACCTATTGACCGTATTTTAACGGAAACAGATTCTCCGTATCTAGCGCCAGTACCCAAACGGGGTAAACGAAACGAACCTGCTTTTGTACGGTATACGGGCGAGAAAATTGGTGAATTGAAAGATTTAACTCCACAACAAGTTAAGTCCCAAATCCACCAAAATTATAAGACACTCTTCAAACGTTAA
- a CDS encoding MetQ/NlpA family ABC transporter substrate-binding protein, with protein sequence MKKTLILFITLLTLVGCGSKSKENVVRVGLHGGDQTKSWNYVVEQAAQEGINVELVYFSDYPQPNAALNSKEIDMNAFQHHIYLDDESQQNGYELTAVADTFYSPLGLYSRSIKDLSELKDGDKIAIPSDRTNGARALQLLQTHGLLKLNDAKLPDKKDIVENPHNFDIFELEASNLPGALAEVPLAAINSGIAVDAGFTPSQDAIKLETLTEENADYVNLIAIRTEDKDRKDLKRIVELYQTDAVKALIIEETSGASVPVF encoded by the coding sequence ATGAAAAAAACACTTATATTATTTATAACATTATTAACATTAGTCGGTTGCGGCTCAAAGTCTAAAGAAAACGTTGTACGCGTCGGTCTCCATGGTGGTGACCAAACAAAAAGCTGGAACTATGTTGTGGAGCAAGCAGCTCAAGAAGGTATAAACGTCGAACTGGTTTATTTCTCAGACTATCCACAACCTAATGCAGCTTTAAACTCAAAAGAAATTGATATGAATGCGTTCCAACATCATATTTACTTAGATGATGAGAGTCAACAAAATGGTTACGAACTCACTGCAGTTGCAGATACATTCTATTCACCACTGGGACTTTATTCACGATCAATTAAAGACTTATCTGAATTGAAGGATGGTGACAAGATTGCGATTCCAAGCGATCGAACAAATGGGGCTCGTGCATTACAATTACTTCAAACTCACGGTCTTTTGAAATTAAATGATGCGAAGCTTCCAGATAAGAAAGATATCGTTGAAAACCCACATAACTTTGATATTTTTGAACTCGAGGCATCCAACCTTCCCGGTGCACTTGCAGAGGTACCACTTGCAGCGATTAACTCCGGGATTGCGGTCGATGCTGGCTTTACCCCAAGTCAAGATGCCATTAAACTAGAAACGTTAACGGAAGAAAATGCCGACTATGTAAATCTCATTGCAATTCGAACTGAAGATAAAGATCGTAAAGATCTAAAACGAATTGTGGAACTGTATCAAACGGATGCAGTGAAAGCATTAATTATTGAAGAAACAAGCGGTGCTTCAGTACCTGTGTTTTAA
- the mnmE gene encoding tRNA uridine-5-carboxymethylaminomethyl(34) synthesis GTPase MnmE, producing MRMITDTIVAIITALQESAINVLRISGVDAIDIVNQIFSRDLEHVDSHTVHYGHIIDPVNKQVVDEVLVSVFRAPRTYTREDVVEISCHGGVLVTKKVLSLCLSVGARMAEPGEYTQRAFLNGRIDLSQAESVMELIQAPNEFAQELAISGVQGNVRKLIEPFLERLIQMIANIEVNIDYPEYDDVEVLTEAVILPEAKRFLEDLGKILKESQSGRIMKEGVKTVILGKPNVGKSSILNVLLEEDKAIVTEIAGTTRDLVEGWIRLENVALHLIDTAGLRDTGDRIEQIGIEKSRKALESAELVIVVFDASQARDQEDIDLLEATKHKERIIVYNKKDLVNREPDGLYVSALEGDVHELVDEINKRYVEHTKALTKPTLSNERHIAQVQKSYLAMQRALEALEFGMELDLVTIDLNESYVELASIIKPKKDINVLDEIFARFCLGK from the coding sequence ATGCGTATGATAACAGATACAATAGTAGCAATTATAACGGCGCTACAAGAAAGTGCCATCAATGTTTTAAGAATTAGTGGTGTGGATGCCATCGATATCGTGAATCAAATATTTTCACGCGATTTAGAGCATGTGGATTCGCATACAGTTCATTACGGTCATATTATTGACCCCGTGAACAAACAAGTTGTTGATGAGGTTCTCGTCAGTGTTTTTAGAGCGCCTCGAACTTACACCCGTGAAGATGTAGTTGAAATTAGTTGTCACGGTGGTGTATTGGTGACAAAGAAAGTTTTAAGTTTATGTTTATCAGTTGGAGCACGTATGGCTGAACCGGGAGAGTACACACAGCGTGCATTCCTTAATGGACGCATTGACCTGTCTCAAGCAGAATCGGTGATGGAATTGATTCAAGCTCCAAATGAATTTGCGCAAGAACTTGCAATTTCGGGTGTTCAAGGGAATGTTCGTAAATTAATTGAACCCTTTCTCGAACGTCTAATTCAGATGATCGCAAATATCGAGGTTAATATTGATTATCCCGAATATGATGATGTTGAAGTGCTTACAGAAGCTGTGATTTTACCCGAGGCGAAGCGGTTTTTAGAAGATCTAGGTAAAATTCTTAAAGAATCACAGAGTGGTCGAATCATGAAAGAAGGCGTTAAGACTGTTATACTGGGTAAACCTAACGTTGGGAAATCAAGTATTCTTAATGTTCTCCTTGAAGAAGATAAAGCAATCGTAACGGAGATCGCAGGAACGACACGAGATTTAGTCGAAGGATGGATTCGATTAGAGAATGTAGCCCTTCACTTAATTGATACAGCAGGTTTGCGTGATACCGGAGACCGAATTGAACAAATCGGGATTGAAAAAAGTCGAAAAGCACTCGAATCTGCAGAACTTGTAATTGTGGTTTTCGATGCATCACAAGCTCGTGATCAAGAAGATATTGATTTATTAGAAGCAACAAAACATAAAGAACGCATTATTGTTTACAATAAAAAAGATCTCGTTAATCGAGAACCGGATGGTTTATACGTAAGTGCTTTAGAAGGTGATGTGCATGAACTTGTGGACGAAATCAATAAGCGTTATGTTGAACATACCAAAGCATTAACAAAGCCTACTTTATCCAATGAACGTCATATTGCACAGGTACAAAAAAGTTACCTCGCAATGCAACGTGCACTGGAAGCATTGGAGTTTGGAATGGAACTCGATTTGGTAACTATTGATTTAAATGAGTCTTATGTAGAACTCGCTTCAATTATTAAACCGAAAAAAGATATTAATGTGCTGGATGAAATCTTTGCACGTTTCTGTCTGGGAAAATAA
- a CDS encoding Sir2 family NAD-dependent protein deacetylase has product MILAFTGAGISKASGISTFMEQPEVRDRLHRSFATQHPEAYRETIAELCYIIQKAEPNDAHRALSEYNIPIITMNIDGLHEKAGSSPIALHGSMPNENELAYADQLFNKPVLYGDPAPSYRRAYEKVDSLKEGDILLVIGASRFTAVATDLREIAYANGVEIIEIQENAVEQVRETLESIIND; this is encoded by the coding sequence CATTTATGGAACAACCTGAAGTTCGGGATCGATTGCATCGAAGTTTTGCGACACAACATCCCGAAGCATACCGAGAAACAATAGCAGAATTGTGTTACATCATTCAAAAGGCAGAACCGAATGACGCTCATCGGGCCCTTTCGGAATATAACATTCCAATTATCACGATGAATATCGATGGTTTACATGAAAAAGCAGGCAGTTCCCCCATTGCTTTACACGGATCAATGCCAAATGAGAATGAGCTCGCTTATGCGGATCAACTTTTCAATAAGCCGGTATTATATGGAGATCCTGCTCCAAGTTATCGACGCGCCTATGAAAAAGTAGATTCATTAAAAGAGGGGGACATTTTACTTGTTATTGGTGCATCACGATTTACTGCGGTCGCAACAGATTTACGCGAAATTGCGTATGCGAATGGTGTGGAGATCATAGAGATTCAAGAGAATGCTGTTGAGCAAGTTCGAGAAACACTTGAATCTATAATTAACGATTAA